A stretch of Primulina tabacum isolate GXHZ01 chromosome 13, ASM2559414v2, whole genome shotgun sequence DNA encodes these proteins:
- the LOC142523337 gene encoding biogenesis of lysosome-related organelles complex 1 subunit 2-like, with amino-acid sequence MERDHLAESLNDLFTSVSNVIKGDLQGTNDILKLLEKMNIRVAEEYAGFGDVASGLRVYVEQLKSKSGGFDEYVHQIDSIEQQVTEFEAVVSVLDKYVSLLETKMKSIYQIPPS; translated from the exons ATGGAACGAGATCATCTGGCCGAGTCCCTCAATGATCTCTTCACCAGTGTGTCTAACGTGATCAAAGGCGACCTTCAG GGAACAAACGACATACTCAAACTTTTGGAGAAAATGAATATAAGGGTGGCAGAAGAATACGCAGGCTTTGGCGATGTGGCTTCTGGTTTAAGAGTATATGTGGAGCAACTGAAATCTAAAAGCGGTGGCTTCGACGAATATGTTCACCAGATCGATTCGATAGAGCAACAAGTCACCGAGTTTGAAGCTGTGGTGTCTGTGCTTGATAAATATGTTTCTCTATTAGAAACAAAGATGAAATCTATCTACCAGATTCCACCTTCATAG